A single window of Nicotiana sylvestris chromosome 3, ASM39365v2, whole genome shotgun sequence DNA harbors:
- the LOC138887300 gene encoding uncharacterized protein yields MSKELTQTILIWVIFPGLPIQFWTQENLGCIASYLGKPICSDRLTVEGERVSYARMLVEMDVSYELPDTMLIEEEDGKYREQTLDYEWKPVFCEECFQIWHHDEKCGKALLISQQKQTNASNGIVVKMGKQQQRQGKEVKHQNKKQWRLKHVAEQI; encoded by the coding sequence ATGAGCAAAGAGCTGACTCAGACAATACTAATATGGGTCATATTCCCAGGACTACCTATCCAATTTTGGACACAGGAGAATTTGGGGTGCATAGCCAGCTACTTAGGAAAACCTATATGCTCAGATAGACTCACAGTAGAAGGGGAGAGGGTTTCCTATGCACGTATGCTGGTGGAAATGGATGTATCATATGAATTGCCAGATACAATGCTcatagaagaagaagatgggaaATATAGAGAACAAACACTGGACTATGAATGGAAACCAGTTTTTTGTGAGGAATGTTTTCAAATATGGCATCACGATGAGAAATGTGGAAAGGCTTTACTAATAAGTCAACAAAAGCAAACCAATGCCAGCAATGGTATTGTGGTAAAAATGGGAAAACAGCAACAGAGGCAAGGGAAAGAAGTTAAACACCAGAACAAAAAGCAATGGAGGTTGAAACATGTTGCTGAGCAAATATAG
- the LOC138887301 gene encoding uncharacterized protein translates to MIISSWNIRGLNKRYKQNELKAFFLNLNITLLGCLETRINPRSVNKVKIKFSKDWKKHLVEAISNNKRIWLFWKESMVQVHIHLATPQMLHYQVKEKGSNFSGYITFVYGKNKINERRDLWEQLRQIHSNMQEAWLVIGDFNNVLSVHDQLNGQPMHQTELVEFEDCIRDIGLGQLNRKGCQWSWCNKKDVEDRIYRNIDWAFENASWLTHYK, encoded by the coding sequence ATGATCATTAGCTCTTGGAATATAAGGGGGCTGAACAAGCGCTACAAGCAAAATGAACTCAAAGCCTTTTTTCTTAACCTTAACATAACTTTACTAGGGTGCCTTGAGACCAGAATAAATCCTAGAAGTGTTAATAAAGTTAAAATAAAGTTCAGCAAGGACTGGAAAAAGCATTTAGTTGAAGCTATAAGTAATAATAAGAGAATCTGGCTATTTTGGAAGGAAAGTATGGTGCAGGTCCATATACATTTGGCAACTCCTCAAATGTTACATTatcaagtgaaggaaaagggATCAAATTTCTCAGGCTACATAACATTTGTATATGGGAAGAACAAAATCAATGAAAGAAGGGATCTATGGGAGCAACTAAGACAAATACATAGTAATATGCAGGAGGCTTGGCTAGTTATAGGTGATTTCAACAATGTTCTATCTGTTCATGATCAACTCAATGGACAACCTATGCACCAAACTGAACTGGTGGAATTTGAAGACTGTATAAGGGATATTGGATTGGGGCAATTGAACAGAAAAGGGTGTCAATGGTCATGGTGCAACAAAAAGGATGTAGAGGATAGAATCTATAGAAATATTGACTGGGCATTTGAAAATGCTTCTTGGCTTACTCATTACAAGTAG